GCATCCGGCCGGACACGGTAGGCCTTCCCCACCACTATGGAGATATCGCTCGTCACCCCTGGAGCCAAAACCAGGGCCCCGGGGCAGCCCAACTGTTCTTTACCGGCCCTGGCTACATGGCCAACACCGCCGACCAGTCCTTCCAGGTGAAGGTACGGGTATACAAGGCCTGAGGGGAGGTAGAGGGATATGCCCCGCTATGGCATGACCATCGACCTGAGCCGGTGCATGGGGTGTCGGGCCTGCATGGTGGCCTGCAAGGTGGAGAACAACACCCCAGAGGGCCACTTCTGGATGTACGTCTTCCGGTTCGAGGAGGACGAGTTCCCCAGGACGCGCATTTGGTTCCTGCCCCGCCCCTGCCAGCACTGCGACAACGCCCCCTGCGTGAAGGTCTGCCCCGTGGGGGCCCGCTACAAGCGGGAGGACGGCCTGGTGCTGACCGACTTCCAGCGGTGCATCGGCTGCCGCTATTGCGAGGTGGCCTGCCCTTATGGGGTCAACTACTTCCACTGGAAGCACCCCAACAAGGCCCAGTACCTGGACTATAACGACGACCCAGAGATTAAGAGCCGCACCAGTGGCGCCATGCCCCCCTACCGCAACCCCGACCAGGACCTGCGCTACGGCCCCGAGGGGCGGCTGACGGCCGGCGCCGCCCACTACCGGGGCGTCATCGGCAAGTGCACCTTTTGCGTCCACCGCGTTGAGAAGGGCCTGGAGCCGGCCTGCGTGGCCAACTGCCCCGTGCGGGTGTTCGAGTTCGGCGACCTGGACGACCCCGATAGCGTCGTCTCCCAGAAGCTGCGCTCCTCCCCCCGTTTCCGCCTCCTGGAAGGGGAGGGGACGGAGCCACGGGTGTTCTACCTCAATGGCAACCCGCCCAGCCCTGAGGTGCGGGAGGTAATGCCGGTGAAGGGAGGTAGGAAGTCATGACCGGAAGAGCCATGCCCCTCCCCTATGGCGTGGGAC
The genomic region above belongs to Dehalococcoidia bacterium and contains:
- a CDS encoding 4Fe-4S dicluster domain-containing protein, encoding MPRYGMTIDLSRCMGCRACMVACKVENNTPEGHFWMYVFRFEEDEFPRTRIWFLPRPCQHCDNAPCVKVCPVGARYKREDGLVLTDFQRCIGCRYCEVACPYGVNYFHWKHPNKAQYLDYNDDPEIKSRTSGAMPPYRNPDQDLRYGPEGRLTAGAAHYRGVIGKCTFCVHRVEKGLEPACVANCPVRVFEFGDLDDPDSVVSQKLRSSPRFRLLEGEGTEPRVFYLNGNPPSPEVREVMPVKGGRKS